A single window of Sphaerodactylus townsendi isolate TG3544 linkage group LG03, MPM_Stown_v2.3, whole genome shotgun sequence DNA harbors:
- the ETAA1 gene encoding ewing's tumor-associated antigen 1, translated as MWIGDDAIPCTPRIAKGRSRTKVNNTRGLRLKNKEEELMKLAKQFDKNLTEATQEQDAPYHDCTRLPSDAKVSLECQGDAQMKRLGRRPQMDAALPFGVVKENAETAEHCEHNSQKLVDLDAEVALNALFDCSPQKFSGELSQGSSNSSFHDSQNAKELTSKETAGRSHGSVTAGVPQRYSSAPALNCRGPVTGEKAKKVLVQTIQSAAIPTTDTAVSSNIVSDDLEDWGTDLLSDDSFVMQITQNPELMGPPQKASPSTFQDSCKPMGKTIHLDRPNSPGCAFLKSRSDVAASLALQKQSHELGVPKSVLPQGDFRSENNISSISKSGQNTTSLGNSVPVKPENKSVTEGFTQLKGVSVPAKKAAPVAVHPNLPKPLVGKSRSSTSSIYSDTFTAFTSSKPNNQQEVAGQTSSDPCQTGSSKKPPPSCGDWNEPRLSEEVLDLFCESDSLWGANCEDDDLLYRVCDHVEKSTLSQDVAKENVKATLAVVSAAKPEVNPSLLGLKPGLASCPQPQKSRKTFSLHAPLTAVALLKNENSADPYIQRSCASFKNKSANSHSGKLCRSNLVSDKTGASGMDSIPMSDISLNTNNTSWQNAPWNVGRTQSIGSCSPASNEKSKYAFKKTGSSQALMLGRNSITGGSLGGGPLALGESKNGPNILPHTAVQADPKTAFKRHFSDSSAHSETEQQSRKCSQEEIARKRQEALERRKCKMQVSLKNAAPT; from the exons ATGTGGATTGGAGACGATGCGATTCCGTGTACCCCTAGAATAGCAAAAGGGCGATCTAGAACAAAAGTGAATAACACAAG AGGCCTTCGACtgaaaaacaaagaggaggagctTATGAAATTGGCCAAACAGTTTGATAAAAACCTAACAGAGGCCACCCAGGAGCAAGATGCTCCTTACCATGATTGTACCCGTCTTCCATCCGATGCAAAGGTGTCACTCGAATGTCAAGGCGATGCACAGATGAAGCGTCTTGGAAGACGTCCTCAGATGGATGCGGCGTTGCCCTTTGGAGTGGTTAAGGAGAATGCGGAGACAGCTGAGCACTGTGAACATAACAGTCAGAAGCTCGTAGATCTTGATGCAGAAGTAGCACTGAATGCCCTTTTTGATTGCTCTCCCCAGAAGTTCAGCGGCGAGTTGAGCCAGGGTTCTTCGAACAGCAGCTTTCACGATAGCCAAAATGCAAAAGAGCTCACCTCAAAGGAAACAGCAGGAAGATCTCATGGTTCTGTGACTGCAGGTGTTCCGCAAAGATACAGCTCAGCTCCTGCTTTAAACTGTAGGGGACCAGTTACGGGTGAAAAAGCTAAAAAGGTGCTTGTACAAACCATTCAAAGTGCAGCTATTCCTACGACGGACACGGCTGTCTCTAGTAACATTGTTAGCGATGACTTGGAGGACTGGGGCACTGACCTGTTGTCAGATGATTCTTTTGTGATGCAGATCACTCAAAATCCAGAACTGATGGGTCCTCCCCAAAAGGCCTCCCCTAGTACTTTTCAGGACAGCTGTAAACCCATGGGGAAAACAATACATTTGGACAGACCGAACAGTCCTGgctgtgcctttttaaaatcccGGAGCGACGTTGCAGCATCACTCGCTTTACAAAAACAAAGCCATGAATTAGGGGTGCCGAAGTCTGTTCTTCCACAGGGTGATTTCCGTTCAGAAAACAACATCAGTTCCATTTCAAAAAGTGGCCAGAACACAACTTCGTTGGGCAATTCTGTTCCAGTGAAGCCTGAAAATAAAAGTGTGACAGAAGGGTTTACTCAGCTGAAGGGTGTGAGCGTTCCTGCAAAAAAAGCTGCTCCTGTTGCAGTGCATCCTAACCTCCCTAAACCACTTGTTGGAAAATCCAGAAGTAGCACGTCCAGTATTTACAGTGACACCTTTACTGCTTTCACTAGCTCAAAGCCTAATAACCAGCAGGaagtggctggacaaacctcTTCCGATCCCTGTCAAACAGGATCGTCCAAGAAACCCCCGCCGTCGTGTGGTGACTGGAATGAGCCTCGACTCTCGGAGGAAGTTTTAGACTTGTTCTGTGAATCCGACAGTCTTTGGGGGGCGAACTGCGAGGACGACGACTTGTTGTATCGAGTGTGTGATCACGTGGAGAAAAGTACTCTGAGCCAAGACGTTGCGAAAGAGAATGTGAAAGCTACGTTGGCCGTGGTGAGCGCTGCCAAGCCGGAGGTGAATCCCAGCCTCCTGGGACTGAAGCCAGGACTAGCTAGTTGCCCGCAACCCCAGAAGAGCAGGAAAACCTTTTCCTTGCACGCTCCACTTACCGCTGTGGCACTACTGAAGAATGAGAATTCTGCAGACCCTTACATTCAGCGCAGCTGTGCGTCCTTTAAAAACAAGAGCGCGAACAGCCATTCGGGGAAACTGTGCAGGTCGAATTTGGTGTCTGACAAAACTGGAGCTTCTGGAATGGACTCAATCCCAATGTCAGACATATCGCTGAACACTAACAACACGTCCTGGCAGAACGCCCCTTGGAATGTGGGGAGGACACAGAGCATCGGTAGCTGTAGTCCAGCATCTAATGAAAAGTCAAAATACGCCTTCAAAAAGACAGGTAGTTCCCAAGCCCTCATGTTGGGTCGTAACAGCATCACCGGGGGGAGCCTAGGTGGAGGCCCCTTGGCTTTGGGGGAAAGCAAGAACGGACCAAACATCCTGCCGCACACAGCAGTACAAGCAGATCCAAAGACCGCTTTTAAGAGGCACTTCTCAGACTCTTCTGCACACTCAGAAACAG AGCAACAAAGTCGGAAGTGTTCTCAAGAAGAAATTGCGAGGAAAAGGCAAGAAGCTCTCGAACGGAGAAAATGTAAAATGCAAGTGTCGCTCAAAAATGCAGCACCCACATGA